From Permianibacter aggregans, a single genomic window includes:
- a CDS encoding alpha/beta hydrolase family protein: MFRALLFTALMALSSATWAQPGIEEFFGRAEFKAMKLSPDGEHVAFTYEENSEVKLGILSLKKKKILSSFGFGENMHVTYFDWGTNDRVIMAVTKYTGLWDNMGRPQHLYAANIDGTKRKQIFDMQQSVYTVLHMLPEDEDHILIGKRHWADPSLKAYRLNINNGKLDYLADQPKAEVVAGLLADNSGKIRLAVEYIEGETLEEDQIALHLKTDGDWKKVSFPSKRDKPRIRPVGFSSDNNVAYFTSNHDLSGEGPDALFQYSFSTDKISNIARHEFTDPNRFDEGPAGGLLSVGFSVAVPEYVYLDESRNETRLLKGLRQAFKNQDVSITSYSADGKKAIVAVESDTNPGEFYLADVETGAVSYLAETLPKLPKKNLVPMRPIEFTARDGLKIRGYLTMPEGVEKAPLIVNVHGGPFGAIDTWGYNPEAQYFASHGYATLQINYRGSGGYGEAFEKAGFRQWGWKMQDDVTDGTLWAIENGITDRETVCIYGGSYGGYATLRGIQKEPDLYKCAVGYVGVYDMPKFFKGDGSDASRGDRMDEWLAQRIADNEKDMIAISPAHNVEKIKADLFIAHGANDVRVPMVHFESLKKALDSAGMQFDYMVKPEGHGYYQMENKKELYSKMLKFFNKNIGQKPN; this comes from the coding sequence ATGTTCAGAGCGTTATTATTTACGGCGTTAATGGCGCTGTCGTCAGCCACATGGGCGCAACCAGGAATCGAAGAGTTCTTCGGTCGTGCCGAATTCAAGGCCATGAAGCTGTCGCCAGATGGCGAGCATGTCGCATTCACTTACGAAGAAAATTCCGAAGTAAAGCTGGGCATATTAAGTCTGAAGAAAAAGAAAATTCTCAGCAGTTTCGGTTTCGGCGAAAACATGCACGTGACCTATTTTGACTGGGGAACGAATGACCGTGTCATCATGGCCGTTACTAAATATACCGGTCTTTGGGACAACATGGGTCGGCCTCAGCATCTTTATGCGGCCAATATTGACGGTACCAAGAGAAAGCAAATTTTTGATATGCAGCAGTCCGTTTACACCGTGCTGCACATGCTTCCGGAAGACGAAGACCACATATTGATTGGCAAGCGGCACTGGGCTGATCCATCGCTTAAGGCTTATCGCCTGAACATCAATAATGGCAAGCTCGACTACCTGGCGGACCAACCGAAAGCGGAGGTGGTCGCCGGGCTATTAGCAGACAATAGCGGGAAAATTCGACTGGCAGTCGAGTACATCGAGGGCGAAACACTTGAAGAAGACCAAATTGCTTTACATCTGAAAACTGATGGTGACTGGAAAAAAGTATCTTTCCCCAGTAAACGAGATAAACCGCGGATACGGCCGGTAGGCTTTTCATCGGATAACAACGTTGCCTATTTTACTTCCAACCATGACTTAAGTGGCGAGGGGCCAGATGCTCTGTTCCAATACAGTTTCTCTACTGACAAAATCAGTAACATTGCTCGCCATGAGTTCACCGATCCGAACCGATTTGATGAAGGTCCGGCTGGTGGCCTGCTTTCCGTTGGCTTTTCTGTTGCAGTGCCTGAATACGTTTACCTTGATGAAAGCAGAAATGAGACGCGACTGCTGAAAGGTCTTCGTCAAGCATTCAAGAATCAGGATGTTTCAATCACTTCTTACTCTGCTGATGGCAAGAAGGCGATCGTTGCGGTAGAGAGCGACACGAACCCTGGAGAATTCTATTTGGCGGATGTAGAAACCGGTGCGGTAAGTTATCTTGCGGAAACTTTGCCAAAACTGCCAAAAAAGAACTTAGTGCCGATGAGACCGATCGAGTTCACCGCTCGCGATGGGCTTAAAATTCGCGGTTACCTGACCATGCCAGAGGGCGTAGAAAAAGCTCCACTAATCGTCAATGTCCATGGTGGACCTTTCGGCGCGATTGACACATGGGGTTACAATCCAGAAGCCCAGTATTTTGCTAGCCATGGATATGCAACATTGCAAATCAACTACCGAGGTTCGGGTGGGTATGGTGAGGCGTTTGAAAAAGCTGGCTTTCGTCAGTGGGGCTGGAAAATGCAGGATGATGTTACCGATGGAACTCTCTGGGCTATCGAGAATGGTATAACTGATCGTGAAACCGTTTGTATTTACGGCGGCAGTTATGGCGGTTATGCCACACTTCGTGGTATTCAGAAGGAACCAGATCTGTACAAATGTGCGGTCGGTTACGTAGGAGTTTATGACATGCCGAAGTTTTTTAAGGGCGATGGCTCCGACGCAAGCCGAGGTGATCGCATGGATGAATGGCTTGCACAGCGAATTGCTGACAACGAAAAAGACATGATCGCGATATCGCCAGCGCACAACGTTGAAAAGATAAAAGCGGACTTATTCATCGCGCATGGCGCGAACGATGTTCGGGTTCCTATGGTGCATTTTGAGTCGCTGAAAAAAGCGTTGGACAGCGCGGGCATGCAGTTTGACTATATGGTCAAGCCTGAAGGTCATGGTTACTACCAAATGGAAAATAAGAAGGAGCTGTACAGCAAGATGCTGAAGTTTTTTAATAAAAATATCGGTCAAAAACCGAACTGA
- a CDS encoding tetratricopeptide repeat protein, producing MSNPLYQWYFELKRRKVIQTALAYFAAAWLLLQVTEIITDALTLPDWTVRLVLVLLMLGLPLVLVIAWLFDVGPSGMVRTGDSSSAMEWLAAVVWLHIPPMQDDVGNRHSKPRAALERRLMMLPSLWRRWQGNDGQLVFNNTHNAIQAAQSLRDFALKQQLPVAIGVAVGSVKQHKDQIDGEAVHVAEALARSAPAQQIHGTEQVHDELLQHPEMGGEFLGPLSVSALAHPVRMYRLQWQGETTMARSDRRLWPALFVAALLVAVLAVPLSWWLQQDAAPIALPELGPPALTGHYVSIARFDDPTLSLSEAQHHGLRAQLNDVFQSLPSVYVADSEIPTAGTAMLRTHIERQGEILSLQFELQSADPESRARAFSVSGTTLQELFNRAQQTLSAQLALQFDIPAPSIQHYRPMPAPLFRQLLDANYALTDVPNRETLERFDRVLTPALTEQPDNQFLVVTHCHLLLLRINMLKEASAQERANDSCKRIASYGFVTERDRLVYANYLNQVGRENEAVREIEKALQINPRNSDAYELLANAHMQRGDALKAEHTLLKAITMQPGYWRPLRTLARFQFNSGRYTDAAGNYQKVVDLAPNSGRAWSDLGAALFMAGKLGEAADALSRAVQLEASQSGYSNLGTLYYYLGRYSDAIRHYQLALKDSPDDFRLYGNIADTYRVQRLQNDANHYYGLALEKLDAYLASAADDIETRSLRLMYQHHRDEIADAYERMQRLAVQYPNNAELELYLAILATEKRDNERVINHLKRAIELGLSSNLVSVDPDFRYLGSDQRFIRLISQQSS from the coding sequence ATGAGCAACCCTTTGTACCAATGGTATTTTGAGCTCAAACGACGCAAGGTAATTCAAACCGCGCTGGCCTATTTCGCGGCAGCGTGGCTATTGCTGCAAGTCACCGAAATCATTACCGATGCCCTGACCTTGCCCGACTGGACCGTGCGTCTGGTGCTGGTGTTGTTGATGCTTGGCTTGCCGTTGGTGCTGGTCATCGCCTGGCTGTTCGACGTTGGCCCCAGTGGCATGGTACGCACCGGCGACAGCAGCAGCGCGATGGAATGGCTCGCCGCCGTGGTCTGGCTGCATATACCGCCAATGCAAGATGACGTCGGCAATCGTCACAGCAAACCACGGGCGGCGCTGGAACGCCGGCTGATGATGCTGCCTAGCCTCTGGCGCCGCTGGCAGGGTAACGACGGCCAACTGGTTTTCAACAACACTCATAACGCCATTCAGGCGGCGCAAAGTCTGCGCGATTTTGCGCTAAAGCAACAGCTGCCGGTGGCCATTGGTGTCGCCGTCGGCAGCGTCAAACAACACAAAGATCAAATCGACGGTGAAGCGGTGCATGTCGCCGAGGCTTTGGCGCGTTCCGCACCGGCGCAACAGATTCACGGCACTGAACAGGTACACGACGAATTACTGCAACACCCGGAAATGGGCGGTGAATTTTTGGGGCCCTTGTCGGTCAGTGCGCTGGCGCATCCGGTGCGCATGTATCGGCTGCAATGGCAAGGCGAAACTACGATGGCCCGCTCCGATCGGCGGCTGTGGCCTGCTTTGTTTGTCGCCGCATTGCTCGTTGCCGTGCTCGCGGTTCCACTCAGTTGGTGGCTGCAACAAGACGCGGCACCCATTGCGTTACCGGAACTCGGGCCGCCGGCATTGACCGGACATTACGTCAGCATTGCGCGCTTTGATGACCCAACGTTGAGCCTCAGTGAAGCGCAGCATCATGGCCTGCGCGCCCAGCTCAATGATGTGTTCCAGAGCTTGCCGTCGGTGTATGTCGCCGACAGCGAAATTCCGACCGCTGGTACCGCGATGCTGCGCACCCACATCGAGCGACAGGGTGAAATACTTTCGTTGCAATTTGAATTGCAATCGGCCGACCCGGAAAGCCGTGCGCGTGCGTTCAGCGTCAGCGGCACGACGCTGCAGGAACTGTTCAATCGCGCCCAGCAAACGTTGTCGGCACAGCTGGCATTGCAGTTCGATATTCCGGCGCCAAGCATTCAGCATTATCGACCGATGCCGGCACCGTTATTTCGGCAATTGTTGGATGCCAACTACGCGTTGACCGATGTGCCAAACCGGGAAACGCTGGAACGTTTCGATCGTGTGCTGACGCCGGCGCTTACCGAACAGCCTGACAATCAGTTTCTGGTTGTCACTCACTGTCACCTGCTGCTGCTGCGAATCAATATGCTGAAAGAAGCCAGCGCGCAGGAACGCGCCAACGACAGCTGCAAACGCATCGCCAGTTACGGTTTCGTCACCGAGCGCGATCGACTGGTCTATGCCAATTACCTGAACCAGGTTGGACGCGAAAACGAAGCCGTTCGCGAAATCGAGAAAGCGCTGCAGATCAATCCGCGCAACAGCGATGCTTACGAACTGTTGGCCAATGCCCATATGCAACGAGGCGATGCCTTGAAAGCTGAGCACACCTTGTTGAAAGCGATCACGATGCAACCCGGTTACTGGCGGCCATTGCGCACCCTGGCACGTTTTCAGTTCAATTCCGGGCGCTACACCGACGCTGCGGGCAATTACCAGAAAGTGGTCGACCTGGCACCGAACAGTGGCCGTGCCTGGAGCGATCTCGGTGCGGCGCTATTCATGGCCGGCAAGCTTGGCGAAGCCGCCGATGCGTTAAGCCGCGCCGTGCAACTGGAAGCCAGTCAATCGGGTTATTCCAATCTCGGTACGCTGTATTACTACCTTGGTCGCTACAGCGACGCGATACGTCATTACCAACTGGCGCTGAAAGATTCACCGGACGATTTTCGCCTGTACGGCAATATCGCCGACACCTATCGAGTGCAACGACTACAGAATGACGCCAATCATTATTACGGCCTGGCTCTGGAAAAGCTGGACGCTTATCTCGCCAGTGCGGCCGATGACATCGAAACCCGTTCGCTGCGGTTGATGTATCAGCATCATCGCGATGAAATTGCGGATGCTTATGAGCGCATGCAACGGCTTGCCGTTCAGTATCCCAACAACGCCGAACTGGAACTGTACCTGGCGATACTCGCCACGGAAAAGCGCGACAATGAACGCGTCATCAATCATTTGAAACGAGCAATCGAACTGGGGCTGTCGAGTAATCTTGTTAGCGTTGATCCAGACTTTCGTTATCTTGGTTCCGATCAGCGTTTCATTCGATTGATCAGCCAACAAAGTTCCTGA